CAGCGCCATCATCTGCGACTGCATATCGGTCGGGAAGCCCGGATAAGGCAGCGTCTTCAGATCAATCGGTCGAAGCGGACCGTTCGTATAGACACGCAGTCCGTTCTCATCCTCCTCGATCTGCACGCCCATCTCTTGCATCTTCGAGATGACCGGACGGAGATGGTCGCCGAGCGCCCCTTCAATAAACAGATCACTTTTTGTAATGGCTGCTGCAATCATGTATGTACCCGCTTCAATCCGGTCCGGAATGACGGTATGTACCGCGCCTTGCAGCTGCTCCACGCCGTCGATGCGGATCGTGCCAGTGCCTGCACCGCGGATTCTAGCCCCCATCGCATTCAAGTAATTGGCCAGATCTACAATCTCCGGCTCCTTCGCCGCGTTCTCAATCAGCGTTGTGCCGTCTGCCAAGGCGGCTGCCATCATAATGTTCTCGGTAGCTCCAACGCTCGCGACGTCCAGATACACCTTCGCTCCCTTAAGGCGTCCCTTCACTCTCGCTTCGATATAGCCTTGACCGAGCTCGATCTCCGCGCCCATCGCCTCGAAGCCCTTCAGATGCTGGTCGATCGGTCTTGTACCGATTGCGCAGCCGCCCGGCAGCGCGATGCGCGCCTGGCCCATGCGGGCTAGCAGCGGACCCATGACGAGGAACGAGGCACGCATTTTGCGAACGAGCTCATAGGCTGCCTCGCACGTCTGGATGCGCGTCGCATCGACTCTAATCGTTTCGTGTCTATAGTCAACCTTGGCTCCTAGACTCTCCAGCACTTGATTGATGACCAGCACGTCGTCAAGTGGAGGCGCGTCATGTATCATACTCTCTCCCTTACTGCCTAGAAGAGAGGCTGCGATAATCGGCAGCACGGCATTTTTGGCCCCATGGATACGAACTTTGCCGGAAAGCGGATTGCCGCCGCGGACGATAATTTTGCTCATCTAGATCCCCCTCCGCGTTTCTAATGTAACTTTCACATATCAATTACGATATCATTCGTGACTCGATCCGGTTTTAATACGGTTGTACTATCCATTGTTGACAACAATCTACCGGGTTATGCGAATCGATCCCTCATAATCTAGAACATTCCAGATAACCACTGGGACCAGGCTAAATAATCAATAACGAATCGAGTGATTTCATACCCCAGCACAACGGACAGCATAATGTGCAGCAACTTCGCCCGCATGCCCCGCGGTCTTTTGAACAGCTGCTCCAGCTTGAGCTCCTGCAGCACCCACCACGACAGTCCGATAAACATCAGCACCAGCAAGATGTTCAATATGCCCTTCAAGCCTAACGAGGCGTTTAACTGGTCCACATAATCCATGAAAGATCGTACCCCCGCTCGAGAATCAAATGGTCAGACCTCCGACGCCACCTCCCGTCGAATACCCGGTGCCCATGGCGCCTCCTTGCATGCTTACCCCATCCGTTAATCGTTTAATCGGGAGTTTGCATATTTTTGACGATTCATTTCCTGTTATCGTAGCGATGTGAATAAGAGCTGGACGAATTCAGCACGGGTCGCCTGCTGGTCAGGACGGAACGAGCCGTCCGCATACCCGTCGATCAGTCCATCCCCCTTCATCTGCTTCAACAGACCAGCACCCCAGTAGCTGTCCGGAATATCGGTGAAGGGCGACTGACCTCTTACCTTACCAGCCTTATTCAAACTTCGAGCAAGCATCGCCGTCATCTCCATCCGCGTGACAGGCTGATCAGGGGCAAACGTACCGTCCGGGTAGCCCTCGATCATACCGGCCTGCGAAGCCCTTGCTATATAATCGTATGCCCAATGGGTTGTATTCAGATCATAGTAGCTGATACTCTTGCTCGTGCTCAGCCCGAATGCCCTCGATAAGACAGCGGTCGCCTCGGCTCTAGTAATCGGACGATTCGGCTGGAACGTGTAGTCGCCGTAGCCATCGATCACCTTCCTCGACGTCAAGGCAGCGATCGCCTGCTCTCCCCAATGACCGCGAATATCGATGAAGCCCGACGTCAGCGGCTTCGCCCTCACACTGAACTGATACATCTGATGATCGAATTCACGGCTTGCGGTCAGCTTCACGTAATAACGCCCTGGCGCGAACTTGCCGTTCAACTGCTGTCTACGCTCCGACATTTCATTCATGGAGGACCCCATCGGCCGCAGTGTACCGTCGTACAGCGTCATATACATCTGGACATGCTGCGGAATATCGTCGGTCACGAGCTGAATGTAGCTCTCCTCCTCGACCTCGAACTGGTACCAGTCGGCATCCCTCGCCTTGTCCAGCAAGCCGCCGTACTCGGTATCCAGCGATACCGCCGTCGCCTGATAAGAACGATCGTTCGGCTCGTTCGGATCGACCAGCTTGGCATCATATTGGATGTTCAACGTATACTCGCCGACGATCGGATTCTCATATTCCTTCACGTTGTTGACCCGAATGTAATAATTGCCCTGGAACACCTCGGGTATGGTGTACACTTCCGATACTCCATCGTCGCCGAGGTCGATCGTGACCGACTTCTCCCCTTGCCGCTGGATGAGCAGCACTGCATCGATGCGCGCCGTATCGGCTGACAGCGTAACCTTCAGCGTCCCAGACGACTCGACAGGGAACTGATACCAGTCCGTGTCATGATATTGATGGAACGTTCCCTTGACGGTCTGGCTTCTTCCCGGCAGCACGTAGGCCTTGTACTGCTTGTCGTTATCCTCGAACGGATCACGGTATATTTCGAAGAAGGTCGTAATGCGATAGGGTAGCAGCTCCTTGTATGAACGATTCGCCAGCTGAAGCTGAAAATAGCTCCGGCCCTTCGTCACCTTAAACGGCACCGTCTGTCCGCCCTGAATCGACTTCGTCGTCAACTGTCCGCTCGCGTCCACATGCTGGACCAATAGCTCTTGAGCCGCTCCCATGGTAAGCGTCAGATTAACGGTTCCTTCATACGGAGAATCCGCGTAGTACCAGTCCGAATCGGCTCCGCTCGCGAAGGCTGCCGCCATCTCATTACTGACTGAGATCGCCTTCGCTTTATCCTTGCGGTCGTTCGGCTCGTACATGTCAGGCTGGAGCGAGCGCTCGTTCAGCAGCCGATCAACCCTCAGCAGCCCGTGACCCGTCGCAGCATCCCAGCCTTCAGCATTCAGGTCCTGTGCGGTATGACGAATGCGTTGCCGAATATCATGTGGCTTCAGTCGAGGCTCGCGCTCCCATAGGAGCGCTGCGGCCGCAGCAACCTGAGGCGCCGCCATCGACGTGCCGTCCTTATACTCATAGGTGCTTCCCATCGCCGTCGTATAGACGTTCCAAGGCGCTACAACATCGACCTCCAGTCCCGAGTTAGACCTGGCGTCAGCCTTGCCTGCGGCATTCACGCCTCCGACTGCTAGTACAGTCGAATACGCGGCAGGGTATTTCACACGGTTGCCTTCATTGCCTGTCGCTGCAACGAGCAGCACTTCCTTCTCCTCGGCATATCGGACAATGTCGCTCATATAAGCGGAATATTTGTTGAGGCCTAACGATAGCACCACGATCTTGGCCCCGTGGTCTACCGCATAGCGGATCGCTTCCCCTAGCCTCTGCTCGTCGCCTGCTCCATCACCCTCGAGCGCCTTGATCGGCATCAGCTTGGTGCGCCAGAGCATACCGGCTACCCCGCGGTCATTGTTGCCCACCGCTCCGATAATGCCCGCCACATTAGTGCCATGCCCATTGTCATCCTCAGGTGGAAGAGACGGGTCAATGAGATTGACGCCCGGCACGAGATTCGGCTTCAAGTCTGGGTGTGACAGCTGTACCCCTGTATCTACAATCGCAATCGTGACGCCCGCTTGTCCCCGAGCTGTCTCCCACGCCTCTTCCATACGAATCTGTTGTAGGTTCGTCTGCTTCACATAGAACGGATCATTGGCTGTTGCCGCATAGGCTGCAGCCGCACAGCCCAGGAATAAGGCGAGGCCTGATAACGACGCGATGACACTCTTTTTGATCGCACTAGTTCCCATCGTCATTCCATTCCTTTTACTGTCATTCTCCATTCTCCCATTCTAAGCTTTAGCGCTTATGGGCGCAACTGGATATATTTTTCGTCAGCTTCTTTCGAATCCCCCTCTTTCCCCCTTCCCGAAGGGGGAGGACTTGGGCGCTGCGCCCCAAGACCCCGCAAGGGTGCGAGGGAGGGACTGGGCCGTCGTTGAATGCTCGTTGGGTGGTGGGAGCGCTTGTCGTCCCCCTGGGGCTGCCCGCCTTGGATGGCGGCGGGCAGGACAGGTGGGGACACGCTTCATGCGGCGTGCTTTCGGGACTTGTTGCCCTGCTGGTGCTAGGAGTGAGGTGCGGTGGTTGCTTGTGGTCTTTGGGAGGAGGGACTCGCGCATGACTAGCGTCATGAGCTTACTTCGGCGCTCGGAAGTGCCTTCGCCCCTTGCGGGGCGACCGAAAAGCGCTTCGCTGTTTCGGAGTTGGCGTCCGTCGGTTGCTGGGACGGACGCAGGAAGTGCCTTCGCCCCTTGCGGGGCGACCGAAAGGCGCTTCGCTGTTTCGGAGTTGGCGTTACGCGGGAGGTGATCTATCGGGTGCGCCGGAGATGAAAGGTGAATACATCGTTGCGCATATAGTCTAAGGAATAGAATACAGGACGATTTCCTTCATCGTAGTGTAGCTGCTTGAGTAATAGTACCGTGGTTTGCGGATATTGCAGTAATTGTTGACAATTTCGATCGATGTGCAGCGGTACGCAGATCTCGGTATCGGCACGGTTGACCGAGACGCCGAGCTTACTTTCTACAAATTGCAGCAGGGAGCCGGAGAAGGTAGGCTGCTCGAAGCCTATACCGAATAAGTGAACAGGCAAATAGTTAATGGAAAGCATCACGGGCTCATCGTTTGCCTTACGAATACGCTCGAGAATATATACAGGGGTACCCGAGACGATCCCGAGCCTTTCGGCAGCCTCCTCCGGACATGGAAGCTTGGCAAGAGAGATCATGCTCTCACTTTCGGTCAGACCTGCTGAACGAATCATCTCCGAAGAGCTGTGCAAGCGTTCGAGTGTGCTCTTGATGGGCGGTAGAGGACGAATGACGAACGTGCCGACGCCATGCTTAACTAATATTCGTCCCTCCTCCTCCAGCATTTTCAATGCACCGCGGAACGTTTCGCGGCTCACTTGAAACTGCTTGGACATGTGAATCTCGGACGGCAATTGCTCCCCAATCCGATAGATGCCTTGATCAATCATATCGATCAATTGCTTCTTTATTTGCTCACACTTCGAGTTCATCGTTTATTCCTACACCTCTATCCTGAAATAACAGGCTCCCTACATATCGGAAGATGTTATGTCTAGTTGGTTTTAATTTGAGTTTATTGTCAGCTTGCACAAGTCGTTTGTCAACATTTCCCTTGTAAAAACGCCCCGGCTCAGCAAGGATGAACCGAGGCGTTTCTTCATTAGATCTAGAAGTTGGTAGCTATTATTTTTGAAGCGTGCTCACTCGTAATGAAATCCATAACAGAGACTCCGAACCGACCTCGAGTGTTGGTGGTGAAGAAGCTGCTTACTTTAGGATTCATGTAATCCTTCGTCTCACGGATGTTCGGGATACCGAATAATCCTGGCTTATATCCACTCGTGTAATTGAGATACAGCCACGACGTATTTTGCGTTTTCGCTTCATTATACATACTCTGAATATCGTTCCACTTCTTGCTGTTATCCGATACCTTGTAATAGTCCTGAATTTTTAGATTTGCGCTATTTTGAATCGTGAACGTTGTGTTTTCTTTCCATGCTGTAGCGTCAATGCCTTTAG
Above is a genomic segment from Paenibacillus sp. YYML68 containing:
- a CDS encoding GntR family transcriptional regulator; translation: MNSKCEQIKKQLIDMIDQGIYRIGEQLPSEIHMSKQFQVSRETFRGALKMLEEEGRILVKHGVGTFVIRPLPPIKSTLERLHSSSEMIRSAGLTESESMISLAKLPCPEEAAERLGIVSGTPVYILERIRKANDEPVMLSINYLPVHLFGIGFEQPTFSGSLLQFVESKLGVSVNRADTEICVPLHIDRNCQQLLQYPQTTVLLLKQLHYDEGNRPVFYSLDYMRNDVFTFHLRRTR
- the murA gene encoding UDP-N-acetylglucosamine 1-carboxyvinyltransferase, whose amino-acid sequence is MSKIIVRGGNPLSGKVRIHGAKNAVLPIIAASLLGSKGESMIHDAPPLDDVLVINQVLESLGAKVDYRHETIRVDATRIQTCEAAYELVRKMRASFLVMGPLLARMGQARIALPGGCAIGTRPIDQHLKGFEAMGAEIELGQGYIEARVKGRLKGAKVYLDVASVGATENIMMAAALADGTTLIENAAKEPEIVDLANYLNAMGARIRGAGTGTIRIDGVEQLQGAVHTVIPDRIEAGTYMIAAAITKSDLFIEGALGDHLRPVISKMQEMGVQIEEDENGLRVYTNGPLRPIDLKTLPYPGFPTDMQSQMMALLLTVEGTSLVTETVFENRFMHVEQMANMNAQIKVEGRTAVVSGGHKLKGAKVCATDLRAGAALILAALAADGDTEITGIHHIDRGYVDITEKLMRLGADIRRLPIEVVETETVQERMQPEPLPLFSVSPSMA
- a CDS encoding DUF1146 family protein — its product is MDYVDQLNASLGLKGILNILLVLMFIGLSWWVLQELKLEQLFKRPRGMRAKLLHIMLSVVLGYEITRFVIDYLAWSQWLSGMF
- a CDS encoding S8 family serine peptidase, yielding MGTSAIKKSVIASLSGLALFLGCAAAAYAATANDPFYVKQTNLQQIRMEEAWETARGQAGVTIAIVDTGVQLSHPDLKPNLVPGVNLIDPSLPPEDDNGHGTNVAGIIGAVGNNDRGVAGMLWRTKLMPIKALEGDGAGDEQRLGEAIRYAVDHGAKIVVLSLGLNKYSAYMSDIVRYAEEKEVLLVAATGNEGNRVKYPAAYSTVLAVGGVNAAGKADARSNSGLEVDVVAPWNVYTTAMGSTYEYKDGTSMAAPQVAAAAALLWEREPRLKPHDIRQRIRHTAQDLNAEGWDAATGHGLLRVDRLLNERSLQPDMYEPNDRKDKAKAISVSNEMAAAFASGADSDWYYADSPYEGTVNLTLTMGAAQELLVQHVDASGQLTTKSIQGGQTVPFKVTKGRSYFQLQLANRSYKELLPYRITTFFEIYRDPFEDNDKQYKAYVLPGRSQTVKGTFHQYHDTDWYQFPVESSGTLKVTLSADTARIDAVLLIQRQGEKSVTIDLGDDGVSEVYTIPEVFQGNYYIRVNNVKEYENPIVGEYTLNIQYDAKLVDPNEPNDRSYQATAVSLDTEYGGLLDKARDADWYQFEVEEESYIQLVTDDIPQHVQMYMTLYDGTLRPMGSSMNEMSERRQQLNGKFAPGRYYVKLTASREFDHQMYQFSVRAKPLTSGFIDIRGHWGEQAIAALTSRKVIDGYGDYTFQPNRPITRAEATAVLSRAFGLSTSKSISYYDLNTTHWAYDYIARASQAGMIEGYPDGTFAPDQPVTRMEMTAMLARSLNKAGKVRGQSPFTDIPDSYWGAGLLKQMKGDGLIDGYADGSFRPDQQATRAEFVQLLFTSLR